One Argentina anserina chromosome 6, drPotAnse1.1, whole genome shotgun sequence genomic window, ATATGATGCTACTATGTCTCCATTGGGACACGTTTGTGTGTTCATTGTTTTATATGGAGGGATTGTTTCTTCTTAATGTTTTGTTACTTTGTTTTCATCAATAATAGCATTGTTGAATCCTCACACTTTGTACTCTAATTAAAAGGTTACTGCATGGTACATACTACTGTCCACATATATAGTCAAGAGTTAGAGAGGAAGTCTTATGGAATATGTAAGAAGAATTGTGTGCCATAAATCTTTCTGATCTTCTCTTTGGTCTCCTCCCTGTCGAttgcattttattttcatttttgatgtTTGATGAATTAGCTGCTGAAAGATTGATATAGGATTTTCAGATGTTGGAGGATATTGGGCACAGGTGCTTGTCCAACTTGCTGTTCTTGCTGGTGTGTTGGTGTATTGTAATTTCAGTTCCTGTTCTTTGTTAATGAACGAGCAGAAGATCGATTGCCAGAAAAGAATTCATCATCACAACCATGGACTAATTAATGATCCTAACTTTGAACTTGGTAGCCATTCTACTCATCAGCTCTTGGGTCTGCAACAACAGCCTTGGGACATGGGAGTTTGGGTTCAGCAACCCACCATGGATCAGGGAGTGTCACAGCTTCAAAATCTTGGGACTGAAAATGTACCAAGTAGCATTATGAGTCGATTTGAATCTCCGGCTTCGGCTTTCTTTGCAACGGAAAGATTCATGGGATTTCCTTCACACTATGAGTCTCAAGATGGTGAAAATTCATATCCTCAACAGTTCCCTTCTAGCCAATCttatgaagaaagttttcaaatGGAATCATCAGAGGACATCAGAAATACCTTGCAATCAATTGTAAAATCCCAAACCAAGGGCTCTCCATCTTATAAATCCTCTGAGAAGTCTAATCAAATCCCATGCAACTATTTGTCAGGCAGTAAGTTCTTTCTGCATCAACAAAATACTACTGCCTCAGTTAAGAGACCCTTTTCACTTGCTTTCAAAGACAATCTGGAACAAGTATGTATATTTTTTATCTAGAATCGGATTTTGCAGTAGCATTTGTGCATTCACTTTTCATTTGTTCCACCATTTCAATATGATGTTCAATTTATTTGTAGTTACGGACTAGTTTCTTCTGCACAGGGCTATTGTAATGTATTCAGTACTACTCCGGTTGCGCAAGCGAGCTTCTTTTCTCAGCAAGCAAAGCAGTCTCCAAGAACTTCCTCAGGATCTGCATCTGCAACCTATGGTGATTCTCCTTCAATTAGTCCATCGCTCTCGAGTAAGACACGTATACGATGGAACCAAGATCTTCATGAGAAGTTTGTTGAGTGTGTAAATCGCCTTGGGGGTGCTGACAGTAAGTAACTCAATATAATCTGTTGCATTATGTTTTAAATGAAAGATTCATGCGTGTTGATTTATCTGGTGATCAATAACCTATAGAAGCAACACCTAAGGCAATACTGAAGATGATGGGATTGGAGGGATTAACCATCTTTCATATCAAAAGTCATTTGCAGGTATATGCACTTCTCCAATTTGTGCTTTTGTTTTCCTATATTTCTTTCTCTTGGTTAGATCAATTTTTTTCCTTAATTGTTTTTATGTGTTCTCTCCTTGTAGAAATATCGAATCGCAAAATATTTGCCAGACTCAGCAGAAGGTAAATCTTGGTTACTGTTATCCAATTTAGTACTTGTTTCAATCAGAATTCAAAGCTCTGCCCTTGGTTATAGGGAATGTCACCTAAAGAAGTCTTCAAACACCAACATTAAAATGGTTTAAGACACCAGATATatcagaaaaatattaaaaccccTCACCGTTGTTGCCACATTCTGATGTGAGACTTAACTCATAAATATTTATCCTTCTCTCTCACATAAATTGTCAGAAGCTTCGGCTGGGGTGCAATGTTTACACACCTAAGAATGTAAAACATGTGTTACATGATTTTCAATTAcaaactttttatttttcttgaagtttgtCCTAGATTGCATTATTAGCTTCACCATATTCTGTTCTGAGTATTCTTCTATTGCAGGAAGATCTGAAAAAAGAGCTCATGTGAATGCCGAACCTCAGCTTGACGTGAAAACGTAAGCCATCTGTTTAcccttgttttttattttagttttagtttaTCAAATAACATACATTAGTTTTAGTTTATCAAATAACATACATTCTAGGAAAACCTATCTTTTCTCTCTAACTCCTTTGTACACCAATCTCTTACATACCTATGATGTGAATTTTTCTGGCAGTGGATTTCAAATCAAGGAGGCACTGCAACTACAACTAGATGCCCAGAAGCAACTTCACGAACAACTGGAGGTAAATTCTTGAAAATTAATTTCGTTGGTGCCAATGATATTTGATTTCTATACAATTTAGAAACAATATTATGTGCGTCTCATACTTTGGTTATCAAAACCACACTCCAACTATCTCTATTATAACTTACAGTAAATTCATATGTTCACTTCTGATGAACAGATTCAGCGAAGTTTACAGTTGCGCATTGAAAAACAAGGGGAGCAGCTCAAGAAAATGTTTGACCTGCAGCAAAAAACAAGTGATAGCTTGTTAAAGACTTCAAACCTGGATTTTAGATGCCATGAAGTTGGTCCATCAAATAATGAAGTTCAAGTTTCCAGTACTGAAGGTTCTGGGAGTTCCCACTGTCCATCCAAGATAAGTTAGCCCAGAAAGCACATCCTTAGGTCATGTGGCTGCAACAAAGCTTCACAGAATCAAGAACCCTTTAGATGCTTCTACAAggtgaagaaagaaaaactagcagaAACTACACTAGAAGACGATACGAAAATCTCATGTGTATGTTGGCTGATAGAATAGATGCTGCAGAATGATTTTTGTCATATTCACATAAAGTTGTTTGGGTGGCGGTTTTGGTAACAAATTAACAATCACTTACCAACATTTTCTCATGCTTTCATGCTCCTCAAGTTTTGCTCTATTCAATGATGCTGAGaaactaaatattgaattggtTGTAAAAGGAGATAATTCTTGAGAGGTGATTGATCGATCACCTTCCAACATCAGATCAATTGTATCAGTTTCATCACTTCGTAGATACACAACTGCATGCCTCAGTAGTCAGttattcagttttttttcgATGACAAGTCAGTTATTCAGTTAATATGTGCGAACTATGTACATCTTTCAGTAGATTATATTCCAGAATTTACATCTGAACTTGGTTTCTGTTCGTTGTGATTATGCCTGGTTGCCGTATTCCGTTTAGCTTTTCTCCTGCTAAACAGCCGATCGAGTTCTACCAAACATGGTGACTCTTGTTATCGGAAAAAAAAGTCCTAACAGTAACAATCAAAAGATGTTTCCTCAACCACTGATCAACAGGATTGCCAATATGTTGTAATATATGATGtcaatatatttcttttgtttccctCAGAAGATCATGTTATACATCTAGAAAAGTAGAAAAATAACACTGAGTAGAGAGAAAATATAATAACGAAActcagtgaaataccaaactcAAAATTTATTTCAATCTTACTTTGTGTAAATGGTAAAAGAGTGCAAAAATAGACCCAGAATTTCAACACATATGCGCAttcagtgaaataccaaattGAACTAGACTTGGAAGGAGGCCAATGCTTACATCGATCAATTAACTTGCTAGGGGCTCTGAGCGCAATGTGAGTCGACTCTATATGGTTGTAAGTACAGAACCATGTTCCCGTGATTTCCCACTtgctttgacatatataagaGATCATTCCTCAATTTCTCCATATTCTAAACACCTGCAAATCACATACCATTTCCCCCACAATCAATATTCCATCGCAACAACACAACACAGCCTACTGATCACACACAACTTTATTCAACAAA contains:
- the LOC126800014 gene encoding myb family transcription factor PHL5 isoform X1, with product MVHTTVHIYSQELERKSYGIYVGGYWAQVLVQLAVLAGVLVYCNFSSCSLLMNEQKIDCQKRIHHHNHGLINDPNFELGSHSTHQLLGLQQQPWDMGVWVQQPTMDQGVSQLQNLGTENVPSSIMSRFESPASAFFATERFMGFPSHYESQDGENSYPQQFPSSQSYEESFQMESSEDIRNTLQSIVKSQTKGSPSYKSSEKSNQIPCNYLSGSKFFLHQQNTTASVKRPFSLAFKDNLEQGYCNVFSTTPVAQASFFSQQAKQSPRTSSGSASATYGDSPSISPSLSSKTRIRWNQDLHEKFVECVNRLGGADKATPKAILKMMGLEGLTIFHIKSHLQKYRIAKYLPDSAEGRSEKRAHVNAEPQLDVKTGFQIKEALQLQLDAQKQLHEQLEIQRSLQLRIEKQGEQLKKMFDLQQKTSDSLLKTSNLDFRCHEVGPSNNEVQVSSTEGSGSSHCPSKIS
- the LOC126800014 gene encoding myb family transcription factor PHL5 isoform X2, with translation MNEQKIDCQKRIHHHNHGLINDPNFELGSHSTHQLLGLQQQPWDMGVWVQQPTMDQGVSQLQNLGTENVPSSIMSRFESPASAFFATERFMGFPSHYESQDGENSYPQQFPSSQSYEESFQMESSEDIRNTLQSIVKSQTKGSPSYKSSEKSNQIPCNYLSGSKFFLHQQNTTASVKRPFSLAFKDNLEQGYCNVFSTTPVAQASFFSQQAKQSPRTSSGSASATYGDSPSISPSLSSKTRIRWNQDLHEKFVECVNRLGGADKATPKAILKMMGLEGLTIFHIKSHLQKYRIAKYLPDSAEGRSEKRAHVNAEPQLDVKTGFQIKEALQLQLDAQKQLHEQLEIQRSLQLRIEKQGEQLKKMFDLQQKTSDSLLKTSNLDFRCHEVGPSNNEVQVSSTEGSGSSHCPSKIS
- the LOC126800014 gene encoding myb family transcription factor PHL5 isoform X4 — protein: MEYMLEDIGHSHSTHQLLGLQQQPWDMGVWVQQPTMDQGVSQLQNLGTENVPSSIMSRFESPASAFFATERFMGFPSHYESQDGENSYPQQFPSSQSYEESFQMESSEDIRNTLQSIVKSQTKGSPSYKSSEKSNQIPCNYLSGSKFFLHQQNTTASVKRPFSLAFKDNLEQGYCNVFSTTPVAQASFFSQQAKQSPRTSSGSASATYGDSPSISPSLSSKTRIRWNQDLHEKFVECVNRLGGADKATPKAILKMMGLEGLTIFHIKSHLQKYRIAKYLPDSAEGRSEKRAHVNAEPQLDVKTGFQIKEALQLQLDAQKQLHEQLEIQRSLQLRIEKQGEQLKKMFDLQQKTSDSLLKTSNLDFRCHEVGPSNNEVQVSSTEGSGSSHCPSKIS
- the LOC126800014 gene encoding myb family transcription factor PHL5 isoform X3, producing MIFRCWRILGTGACPTCCSCCHSTHQLLGLQQQPWDMGVWVQQPTMDQGVSQLQNLGTENVPSSIMSRFESPASAFFATERFMGFPSHYESQDGENSYPQQFPSSQSYEESFQMESSEDIRNTLQSIVKSQTKGSPSYKSSEKSNQIPCNYLSGSKFFLHQQNTTASVKRPFSLAFKDNLEQGYCNVFSTTPVAQASFFSQQAKQSPRTSSGSASATYGDSPSISPSLSSKTRIRWNQDLHEKFVECVNRLGGADKATPKAILKMMGLEGLTIFHIKSHLQKYRIAKYLPDSAEGRSEKRAHVNAEPQLDVKTGFQIKEALQLQLDAQKQLHEQLEIQRSLQLRIEKQGEQLKKMFDLQQKTSDSLLKTSNLDFRCHEVGPSNNEVQVSSTEGSGSSHCPSKIS